Sequence from the Calypte anna isolate BGI_N300 chromosome 25, bCalAnn1_v1.p, whole genome shotgun sequence genome:
agtgccatgggctgggaaccacggggggagtggatcaagggttggacttgatgatcccagagctcctttcccacctggatgattctgtgaagtggGTCCCTGTAGCTCTGTacctggggctggggtgggttcctctgcccagcagcagacTTCTGTTCCCATCTCTCTGGTCTTTGCAGAACCAGAAGGACCCAGCTGTTGTGGACAGGATGATGAAGAGACTGGATATGAACAGTGATGGACAGCTGGACTTCCAGGAGTTCCTCAACCTCATTGGGGGCATTGCAGTGGCCTGCCATGAAACCCTGATTAAGGCCCCCACCCCTTAAGCCCAACTGCTGTCTCCTCCACCACTGTGAATGTTCCTCAAACCAGACCAAAGATTCCTtgaagaagctggaagcagtgCCCTTAAAATGGGAACATCCCCCCAACTCCTCATTTTTATGTGTAAAATAAAAGGTTGGAAAACCCAGAGTAAACcctgtggttttatttcatcATCCCAAGGGAGGAGAAAGCA
This genomic interval carries:
- the S100A11 gene encoding protein S100-A11, with the translated sequence MPTETERCIESLLAVFQRYAGREGDNCKLSKKEFVAFMNTELAAFTKNQKDPAVVDRMMKRLDMNSDGQLDFQEFLNLIGGIAVACHETLIKAPTP